From Hemitrygon akajei chromosome 15, sHemAka1.3, whole genome shotgun sequence:
tgaattacagtggatttaatttgtcttttttgacaccaatcaacagaaaaagattctttttTGTTTCATAAATATTCACCCTctttaagtcagtatttagtagaagcacctttggcagcaattacagccttgagtctgtggataggtctctatcagctttgcacatctggacactgcaatttttccccattcttctttacaaaactgcttaagctctgtcagattgcacggaGATCGTGAGTgagcagcccttttcaagtccagcaacaaattcttaattggattgaggtctgggccCTAACTtgcccactccaggacattaacttcgttgtttttaagccattcctgtgtagctttggctttatgcttgggctcattgtcttgctggaaaatataTCTCCTCCCAAGTCTCagctctcttgcagactgcatctgggttttcctccaggatttccctgtattttactgcattcattCTACTCTCTACCTTCAtaaaccttccagggcctgctacagTGAAACATCCTCACAGCataatgcagccaccaccatcctTCAaaatagggatggtgtgtttttaatgTGTGGTGTTTGTCTTATGCCAAACATTACGTTTAGTCTTTTGGccgaaaagctcaattttggttccaTCAGACCagagaaccttcttccagttgacttcagagtcccacacatgccttctggcaaactgagTTTTCAtgtgagtgtttttttttaaaacagtgattttctctttgccactctcctttAAAACTGTGACTGCGGAAGCAGCTGagtaacagttgttgtatgcgcagtctctcccatctcagccatgagagcttgtaactcctccagagatcacaggtttcttggtggcctccctcactagtcccctcctTGTACGTTTATACAGTTTTTGAGAACAGGCTCCTCATGGCAGTTGTGAATCTGCCTCATATTTTCCATTTCTTGGTGGTTGAaataactgtactccaagggatattcagtgacttggaaattttcttgtatctgtCTCCTGATTTgtccttttcaataaccttttcgtggagttgcCTGGAGTGTTCttctgtcttcatggtgtagtttttgccaggatactgtctCCCCAGCAGTGGGACATTGcagatacaggtatatttttaccacaatcaattgaaacaccttgattgcAAGGTTTTACATTTGTCATTAATTGTCATTAATCATGTTGTAGAGATCTGCTTCCACTTTgacatgagtctttttctgttgatcagttaaTCCACTGATTCAATTTTGTAGAACAATAAAACTGTAAAAGttccaagggggtgaatgctttttataggcTCTGTAGATACAGGGTTGTgaggaaagcttttggtacatgtGCCATGGtaaatcaatgtactgtgtaCAGAAGATGTTAAGCTGAAGGTATTtaagatgttggtaaggcctaatttggagtattgtgtgctgttttggtcatctacctacaggcaAGACATAAACAagtttgaaagggtgcagaggaaaccTATAAGGATATTGCTggctctggaggacctgagttataaggaaagattgattaGGTTAGAGctatattctttagaatgtagaagattgagagatttgatagataCAAAATCACGAGGAGTATAgacaaggtaaatgcaagcaggctttttccactgagcttgggtgggacttatagccagaggtcatgggttaagggtgaaaggtgagaagtttaaggggaaacttcactcagagggtcatgaaagtctggaatgagctgcctacACAGGTGGTGCTTGCgaacttgatttcaatgtttaaggcaagtttgaataggtacatggatggagggtCATGGTTGTCATACAGGTCAATAGTAGacaatttaaatggttttggcatagactagaaaggctgaagggcctgtttctgtgctgtacccctCTATGACTAattatataagaaataaagtttgAGGTTAAAGTATAGACATGAAGAAAAGTTGTGCATAAATATAGTAAGGATTTATCATGTAAACAGTATAaacagtggtttaaagtgtttacagtgcattgCAGTGACGGGAGTACTAGAGGGTGGGTGAGGGCTAACTAGAATGATTGATCAGATTGACTGCTTGTGGGAAGAAACTTTtcagatggtgtgaagtttttgttttaatagccctgtaactttccagaagggagcttttggaaaaggcagtttgcagggtgtATTGTTTCTGTAATGCTTTTTCCAtgcccacttctttgtcctggacacatacaagtctTGCCTGTGTTCAGGACGTACAAATTGAACGATCTCTGCATTAGAACACCAGAAGTGGAAACagttcattggtgagactgacgGTGGGGGAGTTGCTTGGCCTCGGTTGTGCAGACTAGGCCCTCATGCTGTGGGATCCATGCGCCCAGGGGAAGAGGTGCTAGAGGCAGTGTGGGAGAGATGTGGCAACAGGCTGGAGTCTGCAGGCTGGCTGTCCCATCAGGGCTGGTCTCAGTGTTTGCTCCCTGGAGGACAAGTTGGATTGCCTTCATCCACTGCTTACGCAGCATGAGGTGAGGAACTGCTGCCTGTTTGTTCTTGCAGACATATGGCTTCAGGACAGCATCCATGTGCCATCATTGTTCAGGCATAGCACCAAGAGTTATGCTACCATTATTTTATCACTGTGTGCTGTGAGATCCGGCATTGGTCTGGGTCGACCACAGATGGTGCATTCTAGCTGTCTGCGTGATATACAAGCCAGGTcagcacaatatggagagcaagctgtttcccAAGTAACAAGCTTCCCcactccacgcagctgatgaatccatagAAACAGCAGACCGATACAGCTTAACACCAGCAACATCGCAGGAGTAGTCAGTCTGCCTcaaactcaacgtaggactgccttaggactccagctctggatttttccctcgggggtttattcctgaagccttccccacaaACAGGTATAGCTGAAAGTTGGGAGTTTTCCTTTgatcaaccatggctgacgagacGCATGTTAAGGTGCAGCTAACCAGCCTTCGCCTCTTCTGTCtgtagaaacggttccaccaggtttagtagctaagccacacgtgaaggccagcagctgggcttggttgtcagaggctatttgatacGCATGTCATTGGAAGCATTTACAGCTCATGGGAGCTTATCCCTACTATCTCcgccagctatgacaaccttaaggaacctgtgtgactgtgtgctgtgtccTGCACGTTGGCCTCTgaggaatgatgtttcatttagctgtacgtGTCTGAATAGTTGAATGACAACTAAACTTGAGCTTGAATTTACAGCcttttggggggggtgggggggggagtttggCATTCTGCTTAGTGAATAAACAGTATgccagacaagcttttcactgtatctagcTATACGTAACAACAAACCTATTCCATTTACTGTTACAGGGTGGCTCGCTACTCGCCTCTCCCTTCCTGAAGGGCTTCCTCGCTGGCTACGTGGTGGCAAAGCTGCGGGCATCTGCCGTGCTAGGCGTGCTGGTGGGCACAGCCACTGGGATCTATGCAGCTCAGAACTACAACATCCCCAACGTGGAGAACTCTGTCAAAGACTACCTGAGCTCCCTGAAGAAAGGACCCAAGTAAGGATCACCCCCCCTCTCCaactcttctctctccccccacccactccaatcTTCGCCACAGCTTCCAAGCCGGCTTCTAGCTTCTCCAACGCCAGCTAACCTCCGGAGGAGAAGGCAGTGGGGAGAGTTGGATGCAAGCTTTGGGTCAAGATACCCCAAGTATTTTACAGCAGCAGgacggtgcaatacataaaaaattattttaagttAAAACAAGAAATATAAATAAGCAGAGCAAAGTACATGAttgtgtttatggactgttcaaaaatctaatgacagaagaagaagctgttcctaaactgttgagtgtggctcttcaggctcctgtacatcctccctgtggaacttGAGCCTAACATTGACTCTGAAAGACGGGTACTTGGCTGGCCTCATTCCTACCCTATAGCACCCGTTGGCATTTGCTTTCAAGTGTTTAATTGTCTTGGCGGGCCTCTGTctagggggaaggggatggagtCATGGGAGGATGCTGCTGCCACTGACAGAGGCCGGCTGAGAAGACAGCTATACTGGGCACTGGCACTACTGATGTCGGCACTGGCCTACGGCTCTCATGCCCCCCTGCTCACCCTGTGCAAGGTGGGGTCGGAGGTCCCCTTCAGCAGCTCATCCGTCGTGGTGCTGACCGAGTTGGTCAAACTGTGTGCATCAGCTGTCGGCCTCCTCCTTTCCCGCGGCCGCTCTCCACCACTCCCGCTCTCCCCCTCCGCCTCCCTAATGGCTGCTGTCCCCTTCGCCCTGCCTGCCGCCCTCTATGCCAtcaacaacaacctggcagtcCACATGCAGCAGCAGATGGACCCCATCACCTTTCAGGTTCTGGGTAACCTCAAGATCGTGGCCACCGCCACCTTCTGCGGCCTCCTCCTGCGCCAGCGTCTCTCCCCCCGCCGCTGGCTGGCGCTGTTGCTCCTGACAGCAGCTGGCGCCTGTCACGCTGGCTCCATCCGTCGACATGATGACCGGGAGTCCCTGGGACCCCTTCGCCCCTACCTCACTCCTCTGGGTGCCACTTACTGtgccctgtactgtactgtgtccgGTCTCTCTGCAGCCTGGACCGAGTGGGCACTGAAGTCACAGCCGCTGCCTCTCAGCCTGCAGAACTTCTTCCTGTACGCTTTCGGGGTGGCTGCCAATGCTGCAGCGCACCTAGCCTCCTCCCCGGCGGACGCTGGCTTCTTCCAGGGCTTCTCACCATGGGTTGCCCTCATCGTGGCCTCTCAGGCCCTGAACGGGCTCCTCATGTCCGTCATCATGAAGCACGGCAGCGGCATCACCCGCCTCTTCGTGATCTCCTGCTCCATGTTGGTTAACGCGGGGCTCTCTGTCGCCCTGTTCAGAGTGGAGCTCACCCCCTTGTTCTATGTAGCCGCAGCCCTGATCTGCGTGGCTATTCATCTCTACTACAATATTGGGTAGCACCAACTGAGAGCTTTTCATCTCAATCTGTTCCCTCACTTCAATGTTTACAGAAAAGTTGGGCTTTCACCTGCCCACACTAAATGCCCAATAAATTAACAAGGGCACCTTAGCTCTCTGCTTCTCAAATTCTATTCTTATCTACTTTGgatttgagagggatagtaaatcagccgtgTTGGAGCagttaatgggccaaatgaccgaaTTCTGCTCTGTGTCTTCAGGAGCTGTTGAACTCTGGCCATAAGGTACTACACCAAAACTCATCATCCTTAGATGTGGGTGCCACGGGATTATAATGGTCAGCACAATGCTGTTGTAGCTCAGGGTGTCGCAGTTAAATTGGGGCATTGTCTGTAtgttcttcccacagtctaaagacttgtcagttagtaggttaattggtcaatgtataTTGTCCAGTGGTTAGACTAGGGTTAAGTCGGTGGGCTGCTGGTCAGCACAGCTCGTTGTGCTGGAAGGGACTGTTCCACACTATCTAAATAAATTCTCATGGTTGGGATATGTGACCATAGAAAAGATTTCTCCCCAATTTTTAAACCAGATTTCTGCCTAGGTTGTTGCCTTGGCTTTCCATTCTTCTGTGAGAGCAATGTTGTCAGGGTCTTCATCTACTCTAAATGGATCTGGTAGCATCTCAAAGCTGTTGTATCTTAGCCTGTGTATGGGGAGCACATCTGGTCAGTCAAACGTAGCCTTCCTTGCTTGACTTTGTTGTAAGCTAGTCCACGTACTGCTGGAGTGAGAGGGTCCTTTGTAAATGTGCCACAATTACCACATAGAACCCTTTGGCTCACGAGGCTGTGCCAACCTACTAACCTATACAAAAAACCTTAAAATTGTCGCCCatttattagccatttccaccctgcgagaaagtctctggctgtgctttctatctatgcttctcatgatcttgtacacctttatcaactcacctctcagcctccttcacaacaaagagaaaagccccagctcactcagtctgtcctcataagacatgccctctagttaaggcagcttcctggtaaatctcctctgcaccctctcgaaagcCTCCAAATCCTATGAGACAATAAAATATGAGATATGTTAACCTCTTCGCCATAGAGGCACTAGAgtaagaaacaggcccttcagtccttctAGAATGTGGTTTCACCTCAGGAGTCAGTTTTTGGAGGTCATCGGTGCAAGGCTGATTGTGTCCAGATGTTACACTTTACGTAGTCAGGTTATTGACATTAAAGACCGATCCCACCCTCAGGCCAGGTAGAATGCTCCCCAGTGATATTAGCTGCACAGACTGTCTTCTGATCTCCCTGCTCTACTTTAATTTCTGAGCATGTTTCGGTATCACCAGCAAAACCAAAGTCTTTTATTTAAGGTGCTGAATGGGTTGGAAACTTACAGCGAATTTGTCTTTCTTGTCGATCCATAATCATGCCCCAGATTACTCCTCGCTGTGTTGATGTGACCACATCATAGACAACCGCCATCTCGGCAGCATCTTGGATCCTGTACAGGAACTACTTGTGTTTACATATTGTGAATGAACTTGCTGGAAAAAAAGTAACTCCTTGATCTGTCACCTATTATTTTTCTTTAGTGATGTTATTAGTATTCAAATGTATGCAAATGAAGCATTGTATTAATGATTATTTGGAATATAGAGGAAATATATATGTGGCTTTTTGCTGAATAGAGATGTATTATTTGAAGAGCTGTTGCAATATTCAGGGTTAAATGCCTGTCACAATCTTAAAGGTGTGTGACAATTTTAAGTGCTGTTGCAACTGCTGTTTTAACTCTTTCTAGGCCAGAGGTTCCCAGCCTAGCTTAATTGTGtttgtccatggcattaaaaaaggttgggaacccctgctctaggctGAAGTAGCAGTATCTTGTGTCAAAAGCTCACCCGTCCATTgccttttttttaattgtttcatCTTCCCAGTGGGAATCTATAATGTGGCTGTGGCTGGTTAAGACACTTCAGCCTCTGATCCAAGACTGGAAtactcaactggtcaggcagctTTTGTGCAAAGTTTCACATCAGAGACCTGAACGTGTCTTAAAGATCTCTGATATGAAACCCCCTTCCAATTAGGCTTCCACCAATGTCATAAACAtttcaatattacatcccaaACTAACTGGCCTTTAGTGCCGGCATTGCGCTTGGGAAGTTTAAGAGAGCGGGAGGTGCAGAGATTGGGGTGGGGTTCTCATTCTGTACCACTCCCACAGCCCGTAATCAGTGGAGTGAAAGGAACCATGGTTCTTCAGTGATGTTGAAACCATTTTCCAGCTTTCAGACAATTTGTGCCTTTATTACATAACTTAATGAAAACAATGCAagtgttttttttccaaatttcTTGGCTGCCAATTAGTTTTTAAACATACTTCTGTGGTTTTTAATTTTAAGTTTTAAATAAATTCCGGATAGAAGTTAGAGACTGGATTTCTCTATAAAGGATTTTAAATCGGTCTGGATTTTTTGTTATTACACTCTTCTCCAACAATGTGACACAGAAATGGGACAAATTGATTTCTGCTTCCTGCGGCCTGGGAGAACACTAAATTGCTAGTCCTGCCATTAAGGGTACAGATTATTTgctaaacacgagattctgcagatactggaaatctagagcaacacacatgatgctggagaaacacagcagatggggcaatatctatggaaaggaataaatagcgtttcaaccaagacccttcatcaggacagggaaggtattttggcatcttcccctgtcctttccggtcctgctgaaggatctctgcccaaaatgttgactgtttattcctcagtAGATGCTGAgttctgtgagtgagtgaatgtgcGTGCGTACAGGCTGATCAATGCACAGCTTAATGAAATCTGATGCTGCTGTTATTAGGATCTCTTCCTAAATGCACCTTCATTTTATTACTGTTGGTACAGGTAATTCTAGTCCAATAACTTCTGTGGTCCAACGTGCTCTGAATCTGTAGTATAGATCTGTACTTATTAATTCTAAGTAAAATCTGAACTATCCGTAGCTTATCAACCACTTTTGCAATCTCAGCCAACAGCGTTTCCACCTTGAGGAAACTTTGGTCTCTcttattgctttattattgtcacatgtaccgagagacagggaaaagtttttttttggtttggtATGCTGTGCAGAACAGATCAAGGGTCAACTTTATTCACATGTACATTCACATTTACAAtgcattctggttaattgggtcacATCCAGACCAGTACGTTTTGGCCCAATTTAATGGCTACCCCAATTAGCTGGtttcatggaaattgttaaaaAGGTAGAAAAAgtacaaactaccatttaactgaataacaaattatgtatttaaatgaaatacagagcaaattgGAACACTATCAATGcttctacagtactataaaactgtattcatTCGTATTAGTTATTGAGAGGAATTCAGCCAGTGTACGTTCTTTTGAGTGTAAATGAGCAAAAGCAATGCAGACGCAGTGtagataatgaactgccttcatacaatgttatCAATGACAGCTTCCAACTAATTTCCACTATACCTATAAATTCATCATAATTCCTAACTTGAAGTAATGAAATCGTTTCGTTTTTACTCCCAGCTGCTTCCAAGACTGAAACCatggtgagcaaaacagttctgaattgtcttgcttaTTTCCCgttgattatcagtgacaaaaatctctGCTTCTTGAACACAAGTGCACACTAATGCAGTTTCTAACTGTTCTCTCTCAGCACAGTgaccacacaagtgcacgtgactgatgttagttagaaactgtttggcaacaatcTTCTGTCCCAATGAAACAGCATaatgttccaaataaacaaagcCAATCCTGccaattttctccatttttgttctttaagagttgtcccaagtgGCTGCCttattaaccaatggcccaattaatcaAAATCCACTGTTTTAGGAATTTAATGTATGTTGGtgcaacatgcaaaaaaaaattcaacagtTATAAAGAATTGTATAACATAACAAAACaatgttagaggttaaagtatggatatggaataaaatgtgcaattatagaaTTACAAACATGTATTTTCAATGTAAACAAAATTATAAAAGGTGCTTTAAGGTGTTTACacaatgcatacaaaatgctgaaggaactcaagtcagacagcatcttgctgagttcctccagcattttgtgtgtgcttcttaAGATTTCCAAAATCCGCAGAATCTCGAGTTTGATTCAAAGCAAAAGTTCAAAAAGTTAGTACAGAAGGTAGTACAAAAAAGAAAACAATGCTgactatagtgttacagttacagagaaagtgtggtgcAGACAGACAAAGTGACAGTACAGATGGTTCTTGGAGCTCTTCCACTGAAGCACTCAGCTTCCTCTGAACAGGACAAAAGTTTATGGTGCTGGTCTAAACAGTTTCACCTTGTATTCCTTGCACTCAGCTCTGAACAGACTATGGTCTTTGGAAGTTGGAGTTCTGCTCTCACCCAGACACTTAAGTTTGTAATTTTTCACAAAGAccggaatagcagagcagacagtGGTTTTTAGTTGTAGTTGCTGCTGATGCAAGATTCCCAACATTTTATTTGAAGGTTGTCAGTGACGACTTTGGGAAAATTTCTTAAAGGAAAATCTATTTGCCTGTTTTGGTATCAGTCACTAAAATTCTGGACCTGGTACAAGGGTACTATATCTACATGATGATGTGTTATGTTATGAAATAAAGATATTTTATGAAGCAGAGCCTAGAGACTGAGTGTTATTTACTCTGATTTATGAACTGGCACATGACTCAGAGGTTACGTAGTTTAGAGTGTTGAATTCAAGGGTGGATATCAGTGAATGGTCTGAGTGTTGGataaatgtgtcatttcattccCTCACACCCACACCCAGCTATTGGTTAGAATGGACTTTTCAATACTTTGGAATTTGTTttgcaagttcaagtttaattgtcagtcATCAGTAAACCATATATTGCAACACCTAAATGAAtagtgttcctctggggtcaaggtgcagaacatagtaccaacaatcattcagaGGACAAAACATATATAGCCCACAACAGTTCTGTAGTTGCTAACATTACTGTATCAGGGACtagtatgtacagtactgtgcaaaagtcttgggtatGTACACATGAAACCTCGCTGGTCTCCTTGGCTGCGTGAgtctagggaatacacactcTGGTGTCGTTATACCGTGAGATTGAGATGAATCTCCCACCCCAAAcaccagtttgtgtggatgctgtgtaattcgcTGCCACgaaacagacagcacactgcatatgactaaaggaattatatttatgagtcTTAACTAAAggctagtaaagaaaaacaaaaggggcccattataattaaacagtccaatgtcttatggtcttctgatcTTATATCAGTTGCCATCATGTCTCCCAATGAGGTatggttctttctactttgattaacatGCTAAAAGTATTTCAGACCCAGAGAGTCTCCCTGAGAAAATAAGACAATTACACACaacattcctacagaatggctacaaagTGAAGGAAATCAATAGGGCCCTTAAAAGGGCTGATGAGAAAAATTAGGAAACCTAATGAGGAAGAACCAGTTACTCCCACCTG
This genomic window contains:
- the LOC140739143 gene encoding SLC35A4 upstream open reading frame protein-like, producing the protein MADDKDTLGKLKDLAQLKGQLESIQRKVEEEVQMGLPNGGSLLASPFLKGFLAGYVVAKLRASAVLGVLVGTATGIYAAQNYNIPNVENSVKDYLSSLKKGPK
- the LOC140739142 gene encoding probable UDP-sugar transporter protein SLC35A4; the protein is MESWEDAAATDRGRLRRQLYWALALLMSALAYGSHAPLLTLCKVGSEVPFSSSSVVVLTELVKLCASAVGLLLSRGRSPPLPLSPSASLMAAVPFALPAALYAINNNLAVHMQQQMDPITFQVLGNLKIVATATFCGLLLRQRLSPRRWLALLLLTAAGACHAGSIRRHDDRESLGPLRPYLTPLGATYCALYCTVSGLSAAWTEWALKSQPLPLSLQNFFLYAFGVAANAAAHLASSPADAGFFQGFSPWVALIVASQALNGLLMSVIMKHGSGITRLFVISCSMLVNAGLSVALFRVELTPLFYVAAALICVAIHLYYNIG